One part of the Nocardioides zeae genome encodes these proteins:
- a CDS encoding lysine 5,6-aminomutase subunit alpha, protein MTGKLGLPEETVRRARAFAARVGAPVVELARAHTTVAVERATLRLAGLAGADPDGTPWANLLLDAVQADLGDDALPHGVALPVWDALVRGEADDVGVLAQKAAAGSVRFRLPTGPEAARARAAARQQVGRGLARVDARRAERDHLLATIGDAPRQPWIYLIVATGDIHEDIPQAQAAAREGADVIAVIRSTGQSLLDYVPEGATREGFAGTYATQENFRLMRAALDETSRELGRYVRLTNYASGLCMPEIAVLAGLERLDMMLNDSMYGILFRDINPVRTFVDQRFSRQVHARAGIVINTGEDNYLTTADAIEAAHTVTTSQLLNEYFAREAGLSDDLLGLGHAFEIDPAVPDSFRLELAHALLARELFPDAPLKWMPPTRHMTGDVFRGYLLDGFFNLAGALTGQGILLVGMMTEAVVTPFLSDRDLALQNVRYVMEAAGRLHEDFHPAPDGVIVRRAHQVLDESIDLMERICDHEHGLLDAIADGTFGLMRRPADGGRGLDGVAERAADYHNPATELLEEEPA, encoded by the coding sequence CGCTGCGTCTCGCCGGCCTGGCCGGCGCGGACCCCGACGGCACGCCCTGGGCGAACCTCCTCCTCGACGCGGTGCAGGCCGACCTCGGCGACGACGCGCTCCCGCACGGGGTCGCGCTGCCCGTGTGGGACGCCCTCGTGCGCGGGGAGGCGGACGACGTGGGCGTGCTGGCGCAGAAGGCGGCGGCGGGCTCCGTGCGCTTCCGGCTGCCGACCGGACCCGAGGCGGCGCGGGCACGGGCGGCCGCGCGCCAGCAGGTCGGCCGCGGCCTGGCGCGCGTCGACGCCCGCCGGGCCGAGCGCGACCACCTGCTGGCGACCATCGGCGACGCACCGCGCCAGCCGTGGATCTACCTCATCGTCGCCACGGGCGACATCCACGAGGACATCCCCCAGGCGCAGGCCGCCGCGCGCGAGGGCGCCGACGTCATCGCCGTCATCCGGAGCACCGGCCAGAGCCTGCTCGACTACGTCCCCGAGGGCGCCACGCGGGAGGGCTTCGCGGGCACCTACGCGACGCAGGAGAACTTCCGGCTCATGCGCGCCGCGCTCGACGAGACCAGCCGGGAGCTGGGCCGCTACGTGCGGCTGACGAACTACGCGAGCGGGCTGTGCATGCCGGAGATCGCGGTGCTGGCGGGCCTCGAGCGGCTCGACATGATGCTCAACGACTCCATGTACGGGATCCTCTTCCGCGACATCAACCCGGTGCGCACCTTCGTGGACCAGCGCTTCAGCCGCCAGGTCCACGCCCGGGCCGGCATCGTGATCAACACCGGTGAGGACAACTACCTGACGACGGCCGACGCGATCGAGGCCGCGCACACGGTGACGACGAGCCAGCTGCTCAACGAGTACTTCGCCCGGGAGGCCGGGCTCTCCGACGACCTGCTGGGCCTCGGCCACGCGTTCGAGATCGACCCGGCGGTGCCGGACTCGTTCCGGCTCGAGCTGGCGCACGCCCTGCTCGCACGCGAGCTGTTCCCCGACGCGCCGCTCAAGTGGATGCCCCCCACGCGGCACATGACGGGCGACGTGTTCCGGGGATACCTGCTCGACGGGTTCTTCAACCTCGCGGGCGCGCTCACCGGCCAGGGGATCCTCCTCGTCGGCATGATGACCGAGGCCGTCGTCACCCCGTTCCTCTCCGACCGCGACCTCGCGCTGCAGAACGTCCGGTACGTGATGGAGGCCGCCGGCCGGCTGCACGAGGACTTCCACCCGGCGCCCGACGGCGTCATCGTGCGGCGCGCGCACCAGGTGCTCGACGAGTCCATCGACCTCATGGAGCGCATCTGCGACCACGAGCACGGGCTGCTCGACGCCATCGCCGACGGCACGTTCGGTCTCATGCGGCGACCGGCCGACGGCGGCCGGGGGCTCGACGGCGTCGCCGAGCGGGCCGCGGACTACCACAACCCCGCCACCGAGCTGCTCGAGGAGGAACCCGCATGA